The Thioalkalivibrio thiocyanodenitrificans ARhD 1 nucleotide sequence AGCGCAAGCCATGTGCACTGGTCGCAGATCGCGGCGGCGGAGGCAGCCGCGCTGAAGCTGGAGCCGGGGGCGAACGCGCGCCGGGCGCCGCCGGCACGCCCGCCGCTGGCTGCGCCGGCCGGGAATCCGAACGCGGCAGGCCTCATCCGCCAACGGCGCAGCGCTGTTGCCTTCGACGGGGTGACGGGCCTGTCGTCGGACGCGTTCTACCGCATGCTGGATACCCTCCTGCCCCGGGAAGGCACGGCGCCGTGGGACATGCTGCCCTGGGCGCCGCGGGTGCACCCGGTGTTGTTCGTGCACCGGGTGGACGGCATCGCGCCGGGTCTGTATGTGCTCGCCCGCGAGGATGCCGCCCTGCCGGCATTGCGGCGGGCCATGCGCGAGGAATGGTTGTGGCACCCCGTGCCCGGCTGTCCCGCGCACATCCCCCTGCGCCTGCTGGCGTCCCTGGACGTGCGCGATTCGGCACAGCTTATCTGCTGTCATCAGGAGATCGCCGCCGATTCCGCGTTTGCCGTGGGCATGCTGGCGGCGTTCGGCGTCGCCCTGGAGGCGGCGCCGTGGTGGTACCGGCGGCTGCACTGGGAGGCCGGGGTGCTGGGTCAGGTGCTTTACCTGGAGGCGGAGGCGGCCGGCGTGCGCGCCACCGGCATCGGCTGTTTCTTCGATGACGAGATGCACCGCCTGCTGGGGTTGCGGGACGACGCCTGGCAGACCGTGTACCACTTCACCGTCGGCGGCGCGGTGGATGATCCGCGGCTCAGTACGCTGCCTCCCTACGCGCACCTGGATCCCGGGAACTCGCGGTAGCCGTCACCCCGTGCTGACATTGAACGGTTGAATATTGGCACGACGGTCCAGCAGACTTGTCCTGTGGAGTCCCGCCGATCCGCCGCCACCCGTTCCCGGGGCACCTTCGTTGCGCCGTGGTTCAAAGCCCGTCAGGAGCGAGCATGACGATATCATCCGCTGCATTGACCGACACGGAACTGGATGCCCTGGAGGCCTTCCTGACCTCCGACGTCACCCCGGAGACCGCGATGACGCTGTCCACCCTGGACGGATACTTCACCGCTATCGCCCTGAATCCGGACCTGATCATGCCGAGCCGCTGGATGCCGTGGGTGTGGGATATGGAATCCGGCAGGGAGGCGCCGGAGTTCGAGTCGCACGAGGAGGCCGAGCGGGTGCTGGGGCTTCTCATGCGCTATCACAACGAGGTGACGGCGGCCGTGAGCGCCGGCGAACCGGACCCGGTGTTTGTGGGAGACAAGGATGGGGAGGTGACCCTGGTGAATCTGTGGGCCGGCGGATTCCTGGTCGGAGTCCTGAAGTTTGCGGAGCCCTGGTGGATGGAACTGATGGAGAAGCAGCCGGACAAGGTCGCTCCGATTCTCATGTTCGGAAGCGAGGACGGACTGAACTCCCTCGAAGACCATTTCGAGGATCTTCAGCAGGTGATGGACCGCGCGCCGGATATCATCACGATGGCGCTGGATGGCTTGTGCGAATACTTTACGCCGCTTCGGGCACGGGCCGCGGATGAGCGCGTGAGCACGTACCGGCGGAGCGAGCCCAGGGTGGGCCGCAATGATCCCTGCCCCTGCGGATCGGGAAAGAAGTTCAAGAAATGTTGCGGCATGAAACTGCATTGATATGGAAGCTGAAGTCCGGGAAATCCGTGATCACCTTGTCCAGTTCCCGCCCTTTGATACCCTGAGCGAGGAACTGCTCGACGAGCTGGCCGCATCGGTGGAGATCACCTACTTCCAGGCCGGTTCTGCCATCCTGGCGTCGGGCGACCCGATTCACGAGCTGTTCTATATCCGAAGCGGGGCGGTGGAGGTATATCGCCACAACGGCGAGCTCTACAATCGTCTCGGGGAGGGCGACATCTTCGGCCAGCTCGGGCTGCTGCATCACCATCGCGTGCGATTTCCGGTCAATGCCATCGAGGACACACTGTTGTACCGGATTCCGGAATCCCTGTTCGACCGTCTGTGTTCCGAGGATGACAGTTTTGCCGACTTCGTCGAGCTGTCGGGTTCGCGCCTCAAGAGCACGGTCGAAGAAAGCATGCGCAACAACGATATGATGGTTACGCGTGTGCGTCGACTGATCACCCGCCTGCCGGTCATGATCGAGGAATCCGCCTCGGTGCAGGAGGCCGCGCGCCTCATGACGGAGAACGACATCTCCGAGGCACTGCTCCTGGCGCCGGGCAATGGCGAGGATTCGGACCGCGTGTTCACTGACTCGGAGGACCGGCCATGGCGGCTGGCCGGCGTGCTCACCGATCAGGACCTGCGCGAACGCATTGTCGCCGAGGGCGCATCTGCCCAGACTCCGATTCGCGAGATCAGCCACGGCAATCTGATCACCATTCAGTCCGACGAGTCGGTGCACGAGGCCATGCTCGTGATGCTGCGCAACAATATCCATCGGCTGCCCGTGCTTCATCGGCGCCGCCCGGTAGGCGTGGTGCATCTCTCTGACATCGTTCGTTACGAGACCAACAGCAGCGCATACCTCGTCAGCAATATCTTCAATCGGACGACCGTGAAGGGTCTCGCACGCCTCACGCCCGATATCCGTGCGGCCTTCGTGCGGCTGGTGGACCAGGGCGCCACGTCGCAGATGATCGGCAACGCCATGTCGAGCATCGGCCGCAGCCTGATGCGCCGCCTCGTCGAACTGGCCGAAGCGGATCTGGGTCCGCCCCCGGTTCCGTACTGCTTCATGGTGCACGGCTCACTGGCCCGCAACGATCAGTCCATCATCACCGACCAGGATAACGCGATGGTGCTGGACGACTCCTTCGATCCGGAGGCGCACGACGATTACTTCCGCGAGCTTGCCCGGCGGGTGAGCGATGGGCTCGACGCCTGTGGGTATCCCTACTGCAAGGGCGGCATCATGGCCACCAACCCGCAGTGGCGCCAGCCGCTCGCGCACTGGAAGCGAAACTTCGAGCAATGGATCGCCAGGCCCGATCCGCAGCGGCTGCTCCACAGTTCGATATTCTTCGATCTGGATGCGGTCTGCGGCGAAGAGCGCTTTGTCGAGGAACTGCAGGACCTTGTCGCCGCGCGCGCACAGGCCAGTCCCTTGTTTCTTGCCGCACTTGCGCGCAACGCCATCAGCCGCACACCACCGCTCGGCCTCTTTCGGACCTTCGTGATGGAAAAGGACGGCAGGCACGACAACACGATCAACATCAAGCGCCGCGGTGTTGCGCCGATGAACGATGTGATCCGCGTGCATGGGCTCGGCGTGGGTTCGAGCGCGCAGAACGCCTTCGAGCGTCTGGACGACATCGGCAAGGCCAGTGCGCTGCCGGCCGGGCAGACGGACAGGCTGCGTTATGCCCTGGAGTTCCTCTCCCTGGTGCGCTTGCGTCACCAGGCCCACGAGATCAGGAATGATCAGCCGGTCGACAACTCAATCGAACCGGAACACGTGTCGGCCGCCGATCGGCATAATCTGAAAGAGGCCTTCCAGGTTCTGAGCAACGCGCAGAAGTTCCTGCGTTTCCGTTATCCCAGCCCCGTGCGTTGAGCCGATGGCCGGCGACCGGTCACACCAAAGCGAAGCGCCCACCTGGCACGAATACTTCCGCCTGCAGGCGGAAGCCTGCACGGACCCGGTTCTCAAGCGGTTCTATCATGCGGGTCTGCCGCCGGAGGATGCGTTGATCAAGGACGTGCCGCTGATGGCGCTCGATTTCGAGACCACGGGAATGGATGCGCAGACGCACTCGATCGTCAGCATCGGCATGGTGCCGTTCAGCCTGCGCACCATAAGGCCGGCTGCGGGGTGCTACTGGATCGTCAAGCCGTCGAACGCGCTGCTGGAGGAATCCGTCGCCTTCCATGGCATCACGCATTCCGAGATCGAGCGTGCACCGGAACTCGATTCGGTGCTCGATGATGTGCTGGATGCGCTGGCCGGTCATCTGGTCGTGGTGCACTATCGTGATATCGAACGTCCGTTTCTGGACCGCGCCGTCATGGACCGGCGCGGGGAGCACTGCCTGTTTCCTCTGATCGATACCATGACGATCGAGGCGCGATGGGAGCGCGAGGGCCGCCTCAGGCGCATCAAGCGCTTCTTCGGTATCAAACCACCCTCCATTCGGTTGTCGGAAAGCCGTGCCCGTTACGGTTTGCCCGCCTATTCGGCCCACCATGCCAAGGTGGATGCCATGGCCACGGCCGAGCTGTTTCAGGCGCAGGTGGCACGGCATTACTCGCCGGAGACGCCGGTTTCATCGCTCTGGGTTTAACGCCCCTGCGAGGTTGGCGCACGAGGAAACGAAAGTAGCGGCCGAGGCCGCTGATTTCAGCGGATGGCCGGTGCGTTCACGTCTTGACCGGCCGGGGCTCGCTCAGCAATCCCTTGACGATGGCAAAGCATCCGATCAGCAGAACCAGCGTAAAGGGCAGCCCGGCGGAGACCGCCACGGCCTGGAGAGCCGCCAGACCCCCGCCGAGCAGGAGGGCGATGGCGACCGCGCCCTCGATCACGCCCCAGAACACGCGCTGCGGTTTGGGGGCATCGATCTTGCCGCCCGCCGTGATCGTGTCGATCACCAGAGAGCCGGAGTCCGACGAGGTGATGAAGAACACGATCACCAGCACGATGGCGATGAACGAGGTGATCTCGGTCAATGGCATTTCTCCGAGTACCATGAAAAGCTGCAGGGAAAGATCGGCGGCGGCGGCCCCTTCGAATCCGCCCGTCAGCTGGTGGATGGCGGTGCTGCCGAAGGCTGTCATCCAGAAGACAGACACGGTCGAGGGGATCAGCAGGACGGCGATCAGGAACTCCCGTACCGAACGGCCCCTGCTCACGCGGGCGATAAACATGCCCACGAACGGCGACCAGCTGATCCACCAGGCCCAGTAGAAGGTCGTCCATCCCTGGCTGAAGTTCGCGTCGTCGCGCGCGAAGGGGTTGGCGAGAAAGGGAAGCGCGACCAGGTAACTGCCGAGGTTCTTGAAGAATCCCGTGGCAATCATCAGCGTCGGACCGACAAACACGACGAACATCAGCAGCAGGAATGCCAGCAGCATGTTCAGCTCGGACAGGCGTTTCACGCCCTTGTCCACGCCTGCGACGATGGACACCACCGCTACGGCGGTAATGCCGGTGATCAGCAGGACCAGTGTGGTGTTGCCGCCGCCGAGCCCGAACAGATGACCGAGACCCGAAGCGGCCTGCTGTGCGCCGATACCGAGCGAGGTGGCGAGCCCGAACAATGTGGCGAACACCGCGAGTATGTCGATGACATGCCCCGGCCAACCCCAGATGCGCTCGCCGAGCAAGGGGTAGAAGATGGAACGCATGGTCAGGGGAAGGCCCTTGTTGTAGGCGAAGATCGACAGTGACAGCGCCACGATGGCGTAGATCGCCCAAGGATGCAGTCCCCAGTGGAAGATGGTCGCGGCCATGGCCAGGCGCGTCGCCCCTGCCGGATCGTCGGCCGCCGCCCCCAGCGGGGACCAGTCGGTGCGGACACCGTCCTCGCCCAGGGTCGTGCCGCCGAGCGCGGTACCGTAATGCGTGAGCGGCTCGGAGACGCCGTAGAACATCAGGCCGATACCCATGCCCGCCGCAAACAGCATCGAGAACCAGGAGAGCCTCCTGAAGTCGGGGGTCGCGTTGGCGCCACCTATGCGCACTCGGCCCAGCGGCGACAGGATCAGGCCAAGGCACAGCAGCACGAAGATGTTCGCCGCCAGGAGGAAGAACCAGGTCATGTGCGTGTTGATCCAGTTCTTCATCGCATCGAACGTGGCCGTCGCCTGATCGGGGAGGGCGAGCGTAAGTATGACGAAGGCGAGAATGACCAGAGAGGACACGGCGAACACCGAACCGTGGATGTCGATGTTCACTCCAAGCGGGCTGGCCTGGTAGTTGTCCTGACCGATCTGATAGTCGGTATCGATCAGGTTGGCCGCGCCCTCGGGGGCGGGGACACCAACCGATTCGGTCATGTTCCCGGAGGAATTGTCCGGTTCTTTGTCCACGGGACTCTCCCTTGAATGCTTATGGATTATTCAGGCGCTTCCGGACGCACGAGAAACACGGACGCCTTCGTATGGCCGGCGACCTTGCTGCCGTTGGCGGGGATGATCGCATCCAGATGCCTGGGAAGGTGGGTACCCATGACGATCAGGTCGGCGTCGACCTCATCGATCGCCCGCACAAGAATATCGTCGAGGTCGGCCACCGGATCGTGGCTGTTGTAAACGCGGACCGTCGGTTCATGTCTGCTGTCCGCCGCATGCTCGTGAGCGAACGCCTTGAGCTTCTGCGCATACTCTTCAGGGGTACGCGCCACGGAACTGGGTTGGGAGGTTGTCACGCCGACGTAGCAGAGCGCCGCGTCGTAGTGACGTGCCAGGTCGACAGCAGCGGTGAGCGATCTCTCCAACGCGCCCAGATGCGCAAGATCCACCGGTACCATGATCTTCTGGAACATGAGCAAGGCTCCTCTTGCAGTTGCAGGAAAGGAAGTCCTCCGGGTGATTCATCATGATTAGCCTAGCATCAATTGGCCGCCCGGGTGGCCGCGGCCTGCTGTCGCAACAGACGGCAACCGGGTGAGAAACGGACATCCGCTCCGGACCCGATACGGCGGGCCCCGGGGGCGCGAGTCAATTGAGAAACGGCGCATGAGACGATCCCCTAGAAATCAAAGCGCGCGCCCGCGGCAAGGACCTGGCCGCCCCCCGCGGTCCATGCGGTTTCCGCGAGGCCCCCGCGCTTCTCGGTGAGGGCAGCGGTGTCTTCCTCGTAGTAATACTCGGCAAAGAGCTTCATCCGGGGGAGCAACTGGTGATCCACGCCCAGGTGGACGATGTTCTCGCCATAGTTCTCCACATTGGCCAGCATCAGCTTGAAGGTGTTTTTGCCCGCCGTATATCCGCCATAGAGGTTCACGGCGCGGTCGCCATCGGCGCCGTAACCGGAGGTGATCCGGCTGTCGTGCACCTCGTACTTGGCGCCGATGTACAGGTTGCCCATGGTCCGCAGCATCGAGATGCCGTAGATCCGGGAGTTGAATTCTCCGCCAAGATCATCCATGCCCACGGATACGGTCGTCCTTCCGTAGGTGTAGCTGCCTGTCACCTGGATGCGGTCGTCGCCATCCGCACCGTTACTGTCGCTCCAGCCCGCCCCGAAGTAAAACCCGCGGAAGCCGGGGCTGTAGTAGGCGACCGTGTCGCCGCGGCGAAAGGCGGTATAGGTTGCGAAACCGCTGTAGTAGGAGCTGAACATGTCCACCGGATAGGCGATGGCATTGTAGTACGGCATCCACATCTGGCCGTAGGAGACGCTGCCGAAATCACCCCGCAGGCCGATCTGGGCGACCCGGATGTCCTGGTCCTGATCCCAGGGGTCCTGCACCGCCTTGTTGGCGAGATCCAGCGGCAGTTCCAGCTGGCCAAACAGCTCCATGGTGCCGCCAAGCGCATAGTCGGCTTTGAAACCGATGCGCGAGTATGCATCCCGGATCCCGGTGTAGGCATCCAGGACCGAGGTGTCGTCGGGACGCACGGATTCAGCGTGGACACGTGCCGATCCGTAGAACTGAAAGTTGATCTCGTCGGCGTTCGCGGCGGCAGGCGCGGTGAGGGTCATGGCCATGGTGGTGGCAATCAGATTCTTGTTCTTCGGCATGAGTGCGCTCCTTGGCGGGAAAGGAACCATTTTCTTCTCACGTTGTTCTTTGAACCGGCCGGACCGCAATGGCCTGCAGGCGTGAGATGCATCCCACGCGAGGCGCGATCCGCCCCTGCGTCGGCAACGAGTGCGTTGGACGCGGCACGGGTTGTCCGGAGCCGGCAGGATGTTCGACGCATCGGGCGGGTTCCGGTCGTGGCTGTTGCGGGGCACCGATGCATTCCACGGCGACGGATGAACGCTCGTGTGAGTATAGCCGTCTCCCGGATCCCCTCCGTGGATTCCGATGCAAGGTTCGGTCGGGCGCGACGGAGGTGCCCGTGCTATTCACGGACATTCGGGAGGGACTTGGATCGCGTCGGTATGCCCGGTCTCGCGCAGCGATGACGGCGGAGCGGATCCTGGGGTGCGGGAACCCCGACATCCATGGGGCACCCCGGAGAGAATTCCCCGCCGGCCAACATCGGCGTCCCCGACCGGCCCTTTGTTCGCCGCTTTCGCCTTCCGACGGAGTGAATGGCACCGCACGAGGGGTAAGGTACACTGATCCACCATGACCGCGATCTTCCAGCGTATCTTCAACGTGCGCCGCGACGAACTGGTGCCGGTGCTGTTCGCGGCGCTGTTCTTTTTCTGCATCCTGACGGCATTGATGCTGCTGCGGCCCGCGCGCGACGCGCTCGGCCTGCAGCGCGGTATCGAGGCGGTGCGCTGGCTGTTCATTGGCACGGCGGTCATCACGCTGCTGGTGAACCCGGTGTTCGGCCTGCTGGTCAGCCGCTTCCGGCGCCTGCACTTCATCTCTCTCACCTATGTCTTCTTTGCCCTGAGCCTGCTGGGCTTCTACCTGCTGATGGTGCTTACACCCGAGGCGGTGGGTGTCACCAGCGGACAGGTGTTCTACGTCTGGTTCAGCGTATTCAACCTGTTCGTCACCATGGTGTTCTGGGCGCTCATGGCGGACCGCTTCTCCCTGGAGCAGGGCAAGCGCTTCTTCGGCATGATCGCCGTGGGCGGCACCTGCGGCGCCATCTTCGGGCCGTGGCTGGCATCGGTGCTGGTGCGGCCCATCGGCACGCCCGCGCTGCTGCTGGTGTCGGCCGGGTTTCTGATGCTGGCACTGGCCGCCGCCTGGATGGTGGCCCGCCTTCAGCCGGAGCAGCCCCGGGAGGTGGATCCTGCGGACCCCGAGGCCCCGCCCGTGGTCAGCGAGCACGCCATCATCGGGGGCAGTGCCTGGGAGGGCTTTCGCGCGGTGTTCCGGTCACGCTACCTGCTGGGCATCGCCGCCTACGTGGTGATCCTTGCGATCATGGCGACCTTCATCTATTTCACCCGCCTGCAGATGGTGGCCGCGCTGGGCGACGATCTGGATCTGCGCACGACCTGGTTCGCGCGCATCGACCTGATCACCCAGGTGGCCACCCTGCTGCTGCAGGGGATCGTCGCAGGTCACCTGATGAAACGCCTCGGCGTGCACGTGACGCTGGCCCTGCTGCCCGTCACGGTGGCGCTGGGCTTCATCGGGCTGGCGATCGTCGGTTCGCTGGCGGCGCTGATCGTGTTCGAGGCGACATTCCGCGCCGTGCAGCGCGCCATCATGCGCCCCGCGCGCGAGACGCTCTACACCGTTGTCAGCCGCGAGGACAAGTACAAGTCGAAGGCCTTCATCGACACCTTCGTCTACCGGGGCGGGGATGTGGTCGGCGCGCAGACCGAGGGCCTTCTGGGGCGCCTCGGTATGGGTCTGGCGGCACTGGCCAGCGTCGCCGTGCCGCTGGCACTCGCCTGGGCGGCGCTCGGTTTCTGGCTGGGCCGGGCGCAGCAGCGGCGCGCGGGCCATGCGGATCAGGGGGCGCTCGTCCCGGGGCTCGAACCACTGGAACAGAGGAGATAGAAGACCATGACCACACGCCGCCAAGTGCTCAAGCTCACACTGGCCGCCGGCGCCGCACTGGGGCTGCCCGCTGGGCTCCTGCAGGCAGGGTCCGCTCGCGGGAATCTGATCACGCGGGTCATCCCCTCCACCGGCGAACGTGTGCCGGTGGTGGGCCTGGGCAGCTCGGCCACCTTCGCTCAGGTGGCCCGGAGCGAGGATGTGTCGGCGCTGCGCGAGGTGATGTCCGCCATGCTTGAACACGGTGGGGCGATCTTCGACACCGCGCCTTCCTATGGCGCCTCCGAGGAGGTGGCCGGCGACATCGCGCGTGCGCTGGGCATCACCGACAAGGTCTTCTGGGCCACCAAGGTGAATGTGGCCGGGCGTAATGGCGGGCGCGCGGATCCGGAGGCGGCGCGCGCCCAGCTGGAGAGTTCGTTCTTCCACCTGAACACGGAGGTCATCGACCTGATCCAGGTGCACAACATGGGTGACGTGCCGACCCAGCTGGGCATGCTCAAGGAACTGAAAGAGGAGGGGCGTGTGCGGTATATCGGCGTCACCACCACGTTCCCGCACCAGTATCCGGAGCTGATGGAGGTGATGCGCCGCGAGCCGATCGATTTCATCGGCACCGACTACGCCATCGACAACCGCGACAAGGAGGACACGATCCTTACCCTCGCGCGGGATCGCGGCATCGGCGTGCTGGTCTATGCGCCGTTCGGTCGCACAAGGCTGTGGGAGCGCGTGCGCGGGCATGAGGTGCCCGGGTGGGCCGCCGAGTTCGATGCCCGGTCGTGGGGGCAGTTCTTCCTCAAGTTTGTGCTGGCGCACCCCGCGGTGACCGCCGCGACGCCGGCCACCAGCCGCGCGCGCCACATGATCGATAACATGGGTGCGGCGTACGGGCGTCTTCCGGACGCCGATGCCCTCCGCCGGATGGTGGCGCATATCGAGAGCCTGTGACCGCCGGGTCTCCCGGACGGTCCGCCGGCATCGGCCCGGCCGGGTCCATGCCCGGCTGTTGAGGCACGGTGAGCCGGCGGTTCCGCGTCGGCCAACCGCTCCAGTCTGTCGTCAGTCAAAGGGCCCCGAATCAATCGGGGTCCTTTGCGTTGCGGCAGGGTTTTCGTGCGGGCCGGGACCCGGATGCCTCGTGTGTTGCTGGGAAGCAACACAGAAAAATCTTTTCCCAAGAGTCGCTTAGGTGGGTTCCGTGCCCCCCTGTTGTCACTGGGTGACAGCCAGGCGCCACGGCATCATGCGGTTTTCACGCGGGGCCTGTACCCGGGAGGCGACACGGCGTCGGTTCATGTTGCGGTGCGCCCGCAGAGGCGCTCTCTTAAATTTCGCAACATAAACAATCAGTTGAAATGACATTTCCATCGTTGACAGACGATGGCATCGATATTGCTCCTCCATGGCCGTGACGCGTCAACGGATCTGACAGCGGAGAAGTTCGCACCTCGCCTGGTCATGCACGGAAGTGCGAAGGCGCTCGCCGGGGATGGCGAGGCGTGGTCACGGTATGCGGTGAGTGATTGTCACACGGACGGACATGAACCCGCGAAGACTCTGCGAAAACATCGAGTCACTTGCAGAGAAAACTCGTTAAGGAGGGAAATCATGTTGAACAAACAGTTCAGACGACCATTGATCGGCGCCACGAGTGCGTTGGCCCTGATCCTGGCCGGCGGACAAGGCGTCGCCGAGTTCACCCAGGATCGCACGCACTTGCATGCCTCGCACATCGTGCTGGCGCAGGCGGCCGGTCTGGATGCCGGTGCAAACGCCGCCACCGGTGCCGAGGCTGCTTCCGGTGCCAACGCCGGGACAGCGGCTGACGCCGCTGCCGGTGCCAATGCCGCGACCGGTGCCGAGGCTGCCTCCGGCGCCAATGCCGGGACAGCGGCTGACGCCGCAGAGGGCGCCAACGCCGCAACCGGTGCGGACGCCGCTTCCGGTGCCAATGTTGCTACTGATGGCGCGGATGCCGCCACCGATGGGGCGGATGCTGCCGCGGGTGCCGATGCTGCTACGGGGGCCGAGGCGGCCACCGATGGCACTGACGCTGCCGCGGGTGCCGATGCCACTTCGGGTGCGGATGCCGCCACCGACGGTGCGGATGCCTCTGCCGGTGCCGAAGCGTCGGCCGGTGCGGATGCCGCGACCGACGGGGCTGAGGCCTCCGCCGGTGCCGATGCGTCTGCGGGCGCCACGTCCGTTGATGACGGCAGTGCGTCCGCCAGCGCCGAGAGTTCGGCCAGCGCCACTTCCAGCTCCGACGGCGGCAGTGCTTCTGCCAGTGCCGACAGCTCTGCCAGCGCCACCTCCGGTGATGATGGTGCGTCCGCCAGTGCCGAGAGTTCGGCCAGCGCCACTTCCAGTTCCGACGGTGGTAGTGCTTCTGCCAGTGCCGACAGCTCTGCCAGCGCCACCTCCGGTGACGATGGTGCGTCCGCCAGCGTGGATGCCTCAGCCGGCGCGACCTCCAGTGCCGATGGCGGCAGCCCGTCCGCCGATGCGTCCGGCAGTGCCGGGGCCAGCATCGATTCATCGGGTGCCTCTGCCGAGGCGGATGCTTCCGCCAGTGCCTCCAGCTCCATCGACACGGGTGCCGAAGGCGGTGCCAGCGTCGAGAGCAGCGCGTCTGCCGATGCCGGAGCCGCTTCGGGCGGCACGACCGACACTACCGCCGGTGCGGACGGCATTGCCGCGGGCGACGGTGGTGCGGATGCAACGGTCGACGGTGGCGCCACCGCCGGTGTCGATGGCGGCGCGTCCGATGGCGTGAGCAGCGGCACCACGTTGGGTGCCGCCGCTGAGGGCAGTGCCTTCGGCGCCAGCGAGTCCGGCGAACCCGTGTCGGCCAGCGCCAGCGCCCAGGCCTCCGCCAGCGTGCAGACCAGCCCCGAGGGCGTGGTCAGCGGCTCGGCGACCAGTGGTGCCAGTGCCGACGTGAACGCCGACATTGGTACCGCGACCACCTCCGCTTCGGCCACCGGCGCTTCCGGCGCCGAGAGTGGCGGTATCGGCGCCGAGGCCGGTGCGACCACCGAGGTGGGC carries:
- a CDS encoding universal stress protein; its protein translation is MFQKIMVPVDLAHLGALERSLTAAVDLARHYDAALCYVGVTTSQPSSVARTPEEYAQKLKAFAHEHAADSRHEPTVRVYNSHDPVADLDDILVRAIDEVDADLIVMGTHLPRHLDAIIPANGSKVAGHTKASVFLVRPEAPE
- a CDS encoding DUF294 nucleotidyltransferase-like domain-containing protein, which encodes MEAEVREIRDHLVQFPPFDTLSEELLDELAASVEITYFQAGSAILASGDPIHELFYIRSGAVEVYRHNGELYNRLGEGDIFGQLGLLHHHRVRFPVNAIEDTLLYRIPESLFDRLCSEDDSFADFVELSGSRLKSTVEESMRNNDMMVTRVRRLITRLPVMIEESASVQEAARLMTENDISEALLLAPGNGEDSDRVFTDSEDRPWRLAGVLTDQDLRERIVAEGASAQTPIREISHGNLITIQSDESVHEAMLVMLRNNIHRLPVLHRRRPVGVVHLSDIVRYETNSSAYLVSNIFNRTTVKGLARLTPDIRAAFVRLVDQGATSQMIGNAMSSIGRSLMRRLVELAEADLGPPPVPYCFMVHGSLARNDQSIITDQDNAMVLDDSFDPEAHDDYFRELARRVSDGLDACGYPYCKGGIMATNPQWRQPLAHWKRNFEQWIARPDPQRLLHSSIFFDLDAVCGEERFVEELQDLVAARAQASPLFLAALARNAISRTPPLGLFRTFVMEKDGRHDNTINIKRRGVAPMNDVIRVHGLGVGSSAQNAFERLDDIGKASALPAGQTDRLRYALEFLSLVRLRHQAHEIRNDQPVDNSIEPEHVSAADRHNLKEAFQVLSNAQKFLRFRYPSPVR
- a CDS encoding 3'-5' exonuclease yields the protein MAGDRSHQSEAPTWHEYFRLQAEACTDPVLKRFYHAGLPPEDALIKDVPLMALDFETTGMDAQTHSIVSIGMVPFSLRTIRPAAGCYWIVKPSNALLEESVAFHGITHSEIERAPELDSVLDDVLDALAGHLVVVHYRDIERPFLDRAVMDRRGEHCLFPLIDTMTIEARWEREGRLRRIKRFFGIKPPSIRLSESRARYGLPAYSAHHAKVDAMATAELFQAQVARHYSPETPVSSLWV
- a CDS encoding porin, with product MPKNKNLIATTMAMTLTAPAAANADEINFQFYGSARVHAESVRPDDTSVLDAYTGIRDAYSRIGFKADYALGGTMELFGQLELPLDLANKAVQDPWDQDQDIRVAQIGLRGDFGSVSYGQMWMPYYNAIAYPVDMFSSYYSGFATYTAFRRGDTVAYYSPGFRGFYFGAGWSDSNGADGDDRIQVTGSYTYGRTTVSVGMDDLGGEFNSRIYGISMLRTMGNLYIGAKYEVHDSRITSGYGADGDRAVNLYGGYTAGKNTFKLMLANVENYGENIVHLGVDHQLLPRMKLFAEYYYEEDTAALTEKRGGLAETAWTAGGGQVLAAGARFDF
- a CDS encoding UPF0149 family protein, producing MTISSAALTDTELDALEAFLTSDVTPETAMTLSTLDGYFTAIALNPDLIMPSRWMPWVWDMESGREAPEFESHEEAERVLGLLMRYHNEVTAAVSAGEPDPVFVGDKDGEVTLVNLWAGGFLVGVLKFAEPWWMELMEKQPDKVAPILMFGSEDGLNSLEDHFEDLQQVMDRAPDIITMALDGLCEYFTPLRARAADERVSTYRRSEPRVGRNDPCPCGSGKKFKKCCGMKLH
- a CDS encoding SagB/ThcOx family dehydrogenase, translated to MPIPAARIRAYHEVTKHHPRQYAPGPGRLDWINQPDPFRRFQGAPAVRLPLAADSLTTGYADLYRPGAVPACPLDGEHVAILLELSLGLSAWKSHGGSTWALRCNPSSGNLHPTEGYVVCPALPGLDDGVWHYVAESHTLERRARPGAPGWSARFPAGGVLVGLSSIHWREAWKYGARAYRYCQHDAGHAMAAVRYAAAALGWQARLLDGWDDDALAALLGLDREADFEDAEDEAPDALLWVGPGRAAPLPGDLLPGLADACWQGRANRLSASHVHWSQIAAAEAAALKLEPGANARRAPPARPPLAAPAGNPNAAGLIRQRRSAVAFDGVTGLSSDAFYRMLDTLLPREGTAPWDMLPWAPRVHPVLFVHRVDGIAPGLYVLAREDAALPALRRAMREEWLWHPVPGCPAHIPLRLLASLDVRDSAQLICCHQEIAADSAFAVGMLAAFGVALEAAPWWYRRLHWEAGVLGQVLYLEAEAAGVRATGIGCFFDDEMHRLLGLRDDAWQTVYHFTVGGAVDDPRLSTLPPYAHLDPGNSR
- a CDS encoding BCCT family transporter, which codes for MTESVGVPAPEGAANLIDTDYQIGQDNYQASPLGVNIDIHGSVFAVSSLVILAFVILTLALPDQATATFDAMKNWINTHMTWFFLLAANIFVLLCLGLILSPLGRVRIGGANATPDFRRLSWFSMLFAAGMGIGLMFYGVSEPLTHYGTALGGTTLGEDGVRTDWSPLGAAADDPAGATRLAMAATIFHWGLHPWAIYAIVALSLSIFAYNKGLPLTMRSIFYPLLGERIWGWPGHVIDILAVFATLFGLATSLGIGAQQAASGLGHLFGLGGGNTTLVLLITGITAVAVVSIVAGVDKGVKRLSELNMLLAFLLLMFVVFVGPTLMIATGFFKNLGSYLVALPFLANPFARDDANFSQGWTTFYWAWWISWSPFVGMFIARVSRGRSVREFLIAVLLIPSTVSVFWMTAFGSTAIHQLTGGFEGAAAADLSLQLFMVLGEMPLTEITSFIAIVLVIVFFITSSDSGSLVIDTITAGGKIDAPKPQRVFWGVIEGAVAIALLLGGGLAALQAVAVSAGLPFTLVLLIGCFAIVKGLLSEPRPVKT